In Pseudofrankia saprophytica, one genomic interval encodes:
- a CDS encoding protein kinase domain-containing protein encodes MPTTGAPDGQGTEGYLGGRYRLGRVIGGGGGGTVHEGEDVLLRRPVAIKEVRLPPMGSAAELDLAEQRVMREARAAARLRHPGLVAVYDVLKADRRSWIVMEYIDGVSLSQLIADSGRLAPERVARIGISLTYALEAAHNAGIIHRDVKPGNVLVTADGQSRLTDFGIAVSHGETTLTNAGTLIGSPAYIAPERVRGARAVNASDVWGLGATLFTAVEGAPPFEGKGALATLTAVVENRRRPFTHAGFLRGVIDHMLDADPDRRPSLAQIRGHLHEVLDGAASAAGGRRRHTRRAALARRPSRPREADRSDPWLEILADSHRPGQPNGAGPDLAADSAADHGANVDSAGPANVAGTVNMVDAASADEPEADATAEPNAVAEPNAVAEPNVPAVPAEPDATAESDAVAEPGDLAGHGAGTDADAGVEPDQGTDPADAEPGDAEPDHAEPDHAEPDHAEPDDAEPDDAERDDAGAVPVPLDGRRNGSRRRASVIAAAVLAALLAVGTTVGLALADDGTATPTAAPPSQRPVSSSSGPIASSTPTPTPATPSSSLPPSSAGGSAASGDPRTNAAPAQDYDTSLGALIPTSTTPARPPEGYTTRSGGSGWSVAVPSEWSTSPRGADRTVFAPASGYPELLVEAQATAGPSAIGAWRSLEGSVRAQSPGYRLLSIRPADGGNGASAAIWEFTFNSGGRTIHVLDLGVVRNGHGYALRWRMPQTDWDGQQALMWRIFATFRPGP; translated from the coding sequence ATGCCGACCACCGGTGCCCCCGACGGACAGGGCACGGAAGGGTATCTGGGCGGTCGGTACCGGCTGGGCAGAGTGATCGGTGGCGGCGGTGGCGGCACCGTCCACGAGGGTGAGGACGTTCTGCTGCGCCGCCCGGTGGCGATCAAGGAGGTTCGGCTACCGCCCATGGGGTCGGCGGCCGAACTCGACCTCGCCGAACAGCGGGTGATGCGCGAGGCACGCGCCGCGGCTCGACTGCGGCATCCGGGGCTGGTGGCGGTCTACGACGTGCTCAAGGCGGACAGGCGTTCCTGGATCGTCATGGAGTACATCGACGGCGTCTCGCTGTCCCAGCTCATCGCGGACTCCGGACGACTGGCACCTGAGCGGGTCGCCCGTATCGGCATCAGCCTGACCTACGCGCTCGAGGCCGCTCACAACGCCGGCATCATCCACCGTGATGTCAAGCCAGGCAACGTCCTGGTCACCGCCGACGGCCAGTCACGCCTGACCGACTTCGGCATCGCGGTCAGTCACGGCGAAACAACTCTGACGAACGCGGGAACGCTGATCGGTTCGCCGGCCTACATCGCCCCGGAACGTGTCCGCGGTGCGCGGGCCGTGAACGCCAGCGACGTCTGGGGGCTGGGAGCGACCCTGTTCACCGCCGTCGAAGGCGCGCCCCCGTTCGAGGGCAAGGGGGCGCTGGCGACCCTGACCGCCGTCGTGGAGAACCGCAGGCGCCCGTTCACCCACGCGGGCTTCCTACGCGGCGTCATCGATCACATGCTGGACGCCGACCCCGACAGGCGGCCGTCGCTCGCGCAGATCCGCGGTCATCTTCACGAGGTCCTGGACGGCGCGGCGTCCGCCGCGGGCGGGCGGCGCAGACACACCAGACGGGCCGCGCTCGCTCGGCGCCCCTCCCGTCCCCGCGAGGCCGACCGGTCCGACCCGTGGTTGGAGATCCTCGCCGACAGCCACCGTCCGGGGCAGCCGAATGGCGCCGGACCGGACCTGGCGGCCGACAGTGCAGCGGACCATGGAGCGAACGTCGACAGCGCCGGCCCGGCGAACGTGGCTGGCACGGTCAACATGGTCGACGCGGCCAGCGCGGACGAACCGGAGGCTGACGCCACCGCCGAGCCGAACGCGGTTGCCGAGCCGAACGCCGTTGCTGAACCGAACGTGCCCGCGGTGCCCGCCGAGCCCGACGCGACCGCCGAATCCGACGCCGTCGCCGAGCCCGGCGACCTCGCCGGACATGGCGCGGGCACCGATGCCGACGCGGGCGTCGAACCCGACCAGGGCACCGATCCCGCCGACGCCGAGCCGGGTGACGCCGAACCTGACCACGCCGAACCCGACCACGCCGAACCCGACCACGCCGAACCGGACGACGCCGAACCGGACGACGCCGAACGAGACGACGCTGGCGCCGTCCCGGTACCCCTTGATGGAAGGCGAAACGGCTCGCGCCGACGGGCGTCAGTGATCGCGGCGGCGGTGCTGGCGGCGCTCCTGGCGGTGGGGACCACCGTGGGCCTGGCGCTCGCCGACGACGGCACCGCCACGCCCACCGCGGCCCCGCCATCGCAGAGACCGGTGTCTTCCTCGTCCGGCCCGATCGCATCCTCGACGCCGACGCCGACACCGGCGACACCGAGCTCGTCACTCCCGCCTTCGAGCGCGGGCGGCTCCGCGGCCTCAGGCGACCCACGGACGAACGCGGCGCCGGCGCAGGACTACGACACCAGCCTCGGCGCACTCATTCCGACCAGTACCACCCCGGCGCGGCCGCCGGAGGGCTACACCACGCGTTCCGGAGGATCCGGCTGGTCGGTCGCGGTGCCGAGCGAGTGGTCGACCTCCCCGCGCGGCGCCGACCGAACCGTCTTCGCCCCCGCGAGCGGCTATCCGGAGCTGTTGGTCGAGGCCCAGGCCACGGCCGGACCGTCCGCCATCGGCGCCTGGCGGTCACTGGAAGGAAGCGTCCGGGCGCAGTCACCGGGCTATCGGCTCCTGTCCATCCGCCCGGCCGACGGCGGGAACGGCGCGAGCGCCGCCATCTGGGAGTTCACCTTCAACTCGGGTGGGCGCACCATCCACGTCCTGGATCTCGGTGTCGTCCGCAACGGCCACGGATACGCGCTGCGCTGGCGGATGCCGCAGACCGACTGGGACGGCCAGCAGGCCCTGATGTGGCGGATCTTTGCCACCTTCCGCCCCGGGCCGTGA
- a CDS encoding SAM-dependent methyltransferase, which translates to MSDPDWYRTFFTELPNEFWRRAAAPAWTVADVDFIVSELGLAPGSRILDAPCGSGRHSLLLAARGHRVSGVDISTEAVTHARAAAAAAGLDVDFTVDDMRNVPRTGAFDAAVCLGNSFGYLDPAGTAEFVAALAGAVRPGGGLVIDFSATAESVLPGFTGERDVMRTGDIEVETRTEYDLAESRLLSQYTFRRGSQVLDATAVHHIYTSGQLTGFLRAGGFTVTGRHAGPDGAPYELGSPRLLLLARR; encoded by the coding sequence TTGTCCGATCCAGACTGGTACCGAACCTTCTTCACCGAACTGCCGAACGAGTTCTGGCGCCGGGCCGCCGCCCCCGCCTGGACCGTCGCCGACGTCGACTTCATCGTGTCCGAGCTCGGGCTGGCTCCCGGCTCGCGGATTCTCGACGCACCGTGCGGCAGCGGCCGGCACAGCCTGCTGCTCGCCGCCCGGGGCCACCGGGTAAGCGGCGTCGACATCTCGACGGAGGCGGTCACACACGCCCGCGCGGCGGCCGCCGCCGCCGGGCTCGACGTCGATTTCACCGTCGACGACATGCGCAACGTTCCACGGACCGGCGCGTTCGACGCGGCCGTGTGCCTGGGCAACAGCTTCGGATACCTCGATCCGGCCGGCACCGCGGAGTTCGTCGCCGCGCTCGCCGGTGCCGTGCGCCCCGGCGGCGGGCTCGTCATCGACTTCAGCGCCACGGCGGAGTCGGTCCTACCGGGCTTCACCGGCGAGCGGGACGTCATGCGGACCGGTGACATCGAGGTCGAGACACGCACCGAGTACGACCTGGCTGAGAGCCGGCTGCTCAGCCAGTACACCTTCCGCCGCGGCAGCCAGGTCCTCGACGCGACGGCAGTGCACCACATCTACACCAGCGGTCAGCTGACCGGATTCCTGCGAGCGGGCGGCTTCACCGTGACCGGCCGGCACGCCGGCCCGGACGGCGCCCCGTACGAGCTGGGCTCTCCTCGCCTGCTCCTCCTCGCCCGCCGCTGA
- a CDS encoding glutamate ABC transporter substrate-binding protein produces MLALFVVTALAACGTVSNPVPDVARPMAAPSAPVLAVPGPSTASPGCGDPTASLRPPAVLPSPGAMPPGSYLETIAKRGYLTVGVRLDTPPFDSLNLDTNQFEGFEIDIAKLVAAAIFGPVDVDKHVRFRALTAAERISLVQKGELDLTTATITVTCGRLAQVDFSSVYYLTAKAVIVQRGSGFRGLDDLGGHRVCAASGTTSIQRVVDAPSHPVPVPVANAAECLVALQNGSVDAAVNDEIVLAGMAAQDPETEIVGQGPDDVPVAAAISKAHPDLTRFVNGVLAAATRDGTWTSIYNQRLLAELHRPAPVPPATRYRD; encoded by the coding sequence GTGCTGGCGTTGTTCGTCGTTACCGCGCTGGCCGCCTGCGGCACCGTGTCGAACCCGGTGCCGGACGTCGCCCGACCGATGGCGGCGCCGAGCGCGCCGGTGCTCGCGGTCCCCGGACCGTCCACCGCGTCGCCGGGGTGCGGGGACCCGACCGCCAGCCTGCGGCCACCGGCCGTCCTTCCGAGCCCTGGCGCGATGCCGCCCGGTTCCTATCTCGAGACGATCGCCAAGCGCGGATATCTGACGGTCGGGGTGCGGCTGGACACGCCGCCATTCGACTCGCTCAATCTCGACACCAATCAGTTCGAAGGCTTCGAGATCGACATCGCGAAGCTGGTCGCGGCGGCCATCTTCGGCCCGGTGGACGTGGACAAGCACGTGAGGTTCCGCGCGCTGACCGCGGCCGAGCGGATCTCCCTGGTGCAGAAGGGGGAGCTCGACCTGACCACCGCGACGATCACCGTCACCTGCGGCCGGCTGGCTCAGGTGGACTTCTCGTCCGTCTACTACCTCACCGCCAAGGCGGTCATCGTCCAGCGCGGGTCGGGTTTCCGCGGGCTGGACGACCTCGGCGGACACCGGGTCTGCGCGGCCAGCGGCACCACGTCGATCCAGCGGGTCGTCGACGCGCCGTCGCACCCCGTCCCCGTACCGGTCGCCAACGCCGCCGAATGCCTGGTGGCGTTGCAGAACGGCTCCGTCGACGCCGCGGTGAACGACGAGATCGTGCTGGCCGGAATGGCCGCGCAGGACCCGGAGACCGAAATCGTCGGCCAGGGGCCCGACGACGTGCCGGTGGCCGCCGCCATAAGCAAGGCGCACCCGGATCTCACCCGGTTCGTCAACGGCGTGCTCGCGGCGGCCACGCGGGACGGCACGTGGACCAGCATCTACAACCAGCGGCTGCTGGCCGAACTGCACCGCCCGGCGCCGGTGCCGCCGGCCACCCGTTACCGGGACTGA
- a CDS encoding CocE/NonD family hydrolase → MNLSSRLIQRQLKLPPPSTRDLVVQRDLRVSMPDGVELLADRWAPRAGGESLPIALLRSPYGRRGIVGSAMARPLAERGFQVLIQSVRGTFGSGGVFDPLRQERDDGLATLDWLVKQPWFAGSIVLFGASYLGYVQWAVADRLPPEVKAMITLMTESALTLEFLRKDGMSLETPFNWGVMVAGQERRWAIVRQLLGARMVRRALSTVPLADADIAALGHRSDYLQDILAHDPDAPRWAGIDHRHRLADATVPVCSVGGWFDIFLPGQLRDFQILQAAGRPAQLTVGPWVHVARDGTPLREAITFGLAHARGEQSPDRAPVRLYVMGEGAWRDFDSWPPKGYSPRRYHLQPGGALSTEPSGESAADTYRYDPADPTPAVGGVRMTRDSGSVDNRALEARPDVLTYTTAPLDEDVEVIGEVSAEIWFRSSLAYADVFVRLCDVDPRGRSHNLCDGLASLTVASQISCASVRLWPTAYRFKRGHRIRVQVSSGAFPRYARNPGTGEPHATATALRAADQSVYHDPAHPSAVILPIRN, encoded by the coding sequence GTGAACCTGAGCAGTCGTCTCATTCAGCGCCAGTTGAAGCTTCCCCCGCCGTCTACCCGGGACCTGGTCGTTCAGCGGGATCTTCGGGTGTCGATGCCGGACGGGGTCGAACTGCTGGCGGACCGGTGGGCACCGCGTGCTGGGGGCGAGTCCTTACCCATCGCTCTGCTGCGCTCGCCCTACGGCCGGCGGGGAATAGTCGGCTCGGCCATGGCCAGGCCGCTGGCCGAACGCGGGTTTCAGGTGCTGATCCAGAGCGTGCGGGGCACGTTCGGTTCCGGCGGCGTGTTCGACCCGTTACGGCAGGAGCGGGATGACGGCCTGGCGACGCTGGACTGGCTGGTCAAGCAGCCCTGGTTCGCCGGCTCGATCGTGCTCTTCGGCGCAAGCTACCTCGGTTACGTGCAGTGGGCGGTGGCCGACCGTCTCCCGCCCGAGGTCAAGGCGATGATCACGCTGATGACCGAGTCCGCCCTGACGCTGGAATTCCTGCGGAAGGACGGAATGTCGTTGGAGACGCCGTTCAACTGGGGTGTCATGGTCGCCGGCCAGGAACGCCGGTGGGCGATCGTCCGGCAGCTTCTCGGGGCGAGAATGGTTCGCCGCGCGCTGTCCACGGTTCCGCTCGCCGACGCCGACATCGCCGCCCTCGGCCACCGGTCGGACTACCTCCAGGACATCCTCGCCCATGACCCGGACGCGCCTCGGTGGGCCGGGATCGACCACCGGCACCGGCTGGCCGACGCGACCGTTCCGGTCTGCTCGGTCGGCGGCTGGTTCGACATCTTCCTGCCCGGCCAGCTTCGTGACTTCCAGATCCTGCAGGCGGCCGGCCGGCCGGCCCAGTTGACGGTCGGTCCCTGGGTACACGTGGCCCGCGACGGCACGCCGCTGCGGGAGGCCATCACGTTCGGCCTCGCCCATGCGCGCGGCGAGCAGTCCCCGGACCGCGCACCGGTGCGCCTGTACGTGATGGGCGAAGGTGCCTGGCGCGACTTCGACTCCTGGCCGCCGAAGGGCTACTCACCACGGCGATACCACCTCCAGCCTGGCGGCGCACTGTCGACCGAGCCCTCCGGTGAATCGGCGGCGGACACCTACCGCTACGACCCAGCCGATCCGACCCCAGCGGTCGGCGGGGTGCGCATGACCCGCGACAGCGGGTCCGTTGACAACAGGGCGCTGGAGGCCCGCCCGGACGTGCTCACCTACACCACTGCGCCGCTCGACGAGGACGTCGAGGTCATCGGAGAGGTCAGCGCCGAGATCTGGTTCCGCTCCAGCCTCGCGTACGCGGACGTCTTCGTCCGCCTCTGTGACGTCGACCCCCGCGGCCGCTCCCACAACCTCTGCGACGGTCTGGCCAGCCTGACCGTCGCCAGTCAGATCTCCTGTGCGTCAGTACGGCTGTGGCCGACGGCGTACCGGTTCAAGCGCGGCCACCGCATCCGGGTCCAGGTCTCCAGCGGCGCCTTCCCCCGCTACGCCCGCAACCCCGGAACCGGCGAACCCCACGCCACCGCCACCGCGCTGCGCGCCGCCGATCAATCTGTGTACCACGACCCGGCCCACCCCTCGGCGGTGATCCTGCCCATCCGAAACTGA
- the boxB gene encoding benzoyl-CoA 2,3-epoxidase subunit BoxB yields the protein MAVGAAPAPAGPLSPVDYTQRIPNNVNLAGDRRLRRALESWQPAFLDWWRRLGPALPTRDVYLRTAVAVGRDGWAHFDHVPMEQYRWGIFLAESDPDKKIGFGMHKGEPVWNEVPGEYRSDLRRLIVVQGDTEPASVEQQRHLGATAPSLYDLRNLLQVNVEEGRHLWAMVYLLHAYFGRDGREEAEALLSRNSGDSDRPRILGAFNEATPDWLAFFMFTYFTDRDGKYQLGTLKESAFDPLARTCEFMLREEAHHMFVGITGVQRVVERTAELMRAHGTDDLWRHGGIPLSVIQKYINFHYSVSLDLFGSETSSNVASYFTTGLKGRWLETRRRDDHVLTEAILEVPEVRDGAFTTRTVPMLTGLNLDLRNEYAADCATGVRRWNAALADAGVDVRLTLPHIGFNRAVGAFVGHRISPDGEILDEAAWHARLGDWLPTADDMAQVSGLMGPIFDPGQFASWLTPPKHGINNTPVEFDYVRFPA from the coding sequence GTGGCCGTCGGTGCCGCGCCGGCGCCCGCCGGGCCGCTCAGCCCGGTCGACTACACGCAGCGCATCCCGAACAACGTCAACCTCGCCGGCGACCGCCGCCTGCGGCGGGCGCTGGAAAGCTGGCAGCCGGCGTTTCTCGACTGGTGGCGCCGGCTCGGGCCCGCGCTGCCCACCCGGGACGTCTACCTGCGCACCGCCGTCGCCGTCGGCCGGGACGGCTGGGCGCACTTCGACCACGTGCCGATGGAGCAGTACCGCTGGGGTATTTTCCTGGCCGAGAGCGACCCCGACAAGAAAATCGGCTTCGGGATGCACAAGGGTGAGCCGGTCTGGAACGAGGTTCCCGGCGAGTACCGCTCGGATCTGCGCCGGCTCATCGTCGTGCAGGGGGACACCGAGCCGGCCTCCGTCGAGCAGCAGCGCCACCTGGGGGCGACCGCGCCCAGCCTCTACGACCTGCGCAACCTGCTGCAGGTCAACGTCGAGGAGGGCCGCCACCTGTGGGCGATGGTCTACCTGCTGCACGCCTACTTCGGCCGGGACGGCCGGGAGGAGGCCGAGGCGCTGCTGAGCCGCAACTCCGGTGACTCCGACCGGCCGCGCATCCTCGGCGCGTTCAACGAGGCGACGCCCGACTGGCTGGCGTTCTTCATGTTCACCTACTTCACCGACCGCGACGGCAAGTACCAGCTCGGCACGCTGAAGGAAAGCGCCTTCGACCCGCTCGCCCGCACCTGCGAGTTCATGCTCAGGGAAGAGGCCCACCACATGTTCGTCGGCATCACCGGCGTACAGCGCGTGGTGGAGCGGACCGCTGAGCTGATGCGGGCGCACGGCACCGACGACCTGTGGAGGCACGGCGGCATCCCGCTGTCCGTCATCCAGAAGTACATCAACTTCCACTACTCGGTGTCGCTGGACCTGTTCGGCTCGGAGACGTCGTCGAACGTGGCGTCCTACTTCACCACCGGGCTCAAGGGCCGCTGGCTGGAGACCCGCCGCCGCGACGACCACGTGCTCACCGAGGCCATCCTTGAGGTGCCGGAGGTCCGCGACGGCGCGTTCACCACGCGCACCGTGCCGATGCTCACCGGCTTGAACCTGGACCTGCGTAATGAATACGCGGCCGACTGCGCCACCGGCGTGCGGCGCTGGAACGCGGCGCTCGCGGACGCCGGCGTCGACGTTCGGCTGACGCTGCCGCACATTGGCTTCAACCGCGCCGTCGGCGCGTTTGTCGGCCACCGGATCTCGCCGGACGGCGAGATCCTCGACGAGGCGGCCTGGCACGCCCGGCTCGGCGACTGGCTGCCGACGGCCGACGACATGGCACAGGTGTCCGGGCTCATGGGGCCCATCTTCGATCCCGGCCAGTTCGCCAGCTGGCTTACGCCCCCGAAGCATGGGATCAACAACACGCCCGTCGAGTTCGACTACGTCCGATTCCCCGCGTGA
- the boxC gene encoding 2,3-epoxybenzoyl-CoA dihydrolase has product MTVTDAATPSAELAGPVAVSFDTEPGRYRHWRLSVDGPVATLALNVDPDGGIVPGYELKMNSYDLGVDIELYDATQRLRFEHPGVKVVVVTSGKERMFCAGANIRMLAQSSHPWKVNFCKFTNETRNGMEDATAHSGQTYLAALNGTAAGGGYELALACEQILLVDDGSSAVSLPEVPLLGVLPGTGGLTRMVDKRAVRRDLADVFATTAEGVRGARAVAWGLVDEAVPPGGFGAALAARVEAAVARSPRPDAAAGIRLTPLRRAVDGDTTSYDHLRVVVDRASSTAYLTVLGPGTGPAATPASLEDVHTQGAGCWPLAVARALDDAVLRLRVNELSVGTWVLRTEGDPAAVAAVDELLLAHRDDWLVNEVIQFWKRTLRRLDASSRSLIALVEPGSCFVGSLLELALAADRQYMLDGEFTEDDDPAPAAVLRLDGFNAGPLPTSAGVSRLAVRFRGDPAALEGALATAGTDLAAAEAARAGLVTATPDDLDWDDEIRLVLSERASFSPDALTGLEANLRFAGPETFETKIFGRLSAWQNWIFQRPNAAGPNGALGRYGTGRRADYDRKRV; this is encoded by the coding sequence ATGACCGTGACCGACGCGGCGACCCCGTCCGCGGAGCTTGCGGGCCCCGTGGCGGTGTCGTTCGACACCGAGCCCGGCCGGTACCGCCACTGGCGGCTGTCGGTCGACGGGCCGGTCGCGACGCTGGCCCTGAACGTCGACCCGGACGGCGGGATCGTGCCCGGCTACGAGCTGAAGATGAACAGCTACGACCTGGGCGTCGACATCGAGCTGTACGACGCGACCCAGCGGCTTCGTTTCGAGCACCCCGGGGTCAAGGTCGTCGTCGTCACCAGCGGCAAGGAGCGGATGTTCTGCGCCGGCGCGAACATCCGGATGCTCGCCCAGTCGTCGCACCCCTGGAAGGTGAACTTCTGCAAGTTCACCAACGAGACCCGTAACGGCATGGAGGACGCGACCGCGCACTCGGGTCAGACCTATCTCGCCGCACTGAACGGCACGGCGGCTGGCGGCGGCTACGAGCTCGCGCTGGCGTGCGAGCAGATCCTGCTCGTCGACGACGGCTCGTCGGCGGTCTCGCTGCCCGAGGTCCCGCTGCTCGGGGTGCTGCCCGGCACCGGCGGGCTGACCCGGATGGTCGACAAGCGGGCCGTGCGCCGCGACCTCGCCGACGTCTTCGCGACCACCGCCGAGGGGGTGCGCGGCGCCCGCGCCGTCGCCTGGGGCCTCGTCGACGAGGCGGTGCCTCCGGGTGGGTTCGGCGCGGCGCTCGCTGCCCGCGTCGAGGCCGCCGTCGCCCGCTCGCCCCGGCCGGATGCCGCGGCCGGGATCCGGCTCACGCCGCTGCGCCGCGCCGTCGACGGGGACACGACCAGCTACGACCACCTGCGGGTCGTCGTCGACCGGGCGTCGTCGACGGCGTACCTGACCGTCCTCGGGCCGGGCACCGGGCCGGCGGCGACCCCGGCCTCGCTCGAGGACGTGCACACCCAGGGCGCCGGCTGCTGGCCGCTGGCCGTCGCCCGCGCGTTGGACGACGCGGTCCTGCGGCTGCGGGTCAACGAGCTGTCCGTCGGCACCTGGGTGCTGCGCACCGAGGGCGACCCGGCGGCGGTCGCCGCCGTCGACGAGCTGCTGCTCGCGCACCGCGACGACTGGCTCGTCAACGAGGTCATCCAGTTCTGGAAGCGGACACTTCGCCGCCTGGACGCCAGCTCGCGCAGCCTGATCGCGCTGGTCGAGCCGGGTAGTTGCTTCGTCGGAAGCCTGCTGGAGCTCGCGCTGGCGGCCGACCGGCAGTACATGCTCGACGGCGAGTTCACCGAGGATGACGACCCGGCACCCGCCGCTGTCCTCCGGCTTGACGGCTTCAACGCCGGGCCGCTGCCGACGTCGGCCGGCGTCAGCCGGCTGGCCGTCCGGTTCCGGGGCGACCCGGCCGCGCTCGAGGGCGCGCTCGCCACGGCGGGCACGGACCTGGCTGCCGCCGAGGCGGCGCGGGCCGGTCTCGTGACGGCGACGCCAGACGACCTCGACTGGGACGACGAGATCCGCCTGGTGCTCTCCGAACGCGCCAGCTTCTCCCCAGACGCGCTCACGGGCCTGGAGGCCAACCTGCGGTTCGCCGGCCCGGAGACCTTCGAAACCAAGATCTTCGGCAGGCTGTCCGCCTGGCAGAACTGGATCTTCCAGCGGCCGAACGCCGCCGGCCCGAACGGCGCCCTGGGGCGCTATGGCACCGGCCGCCGCGCCGACTACGACAGGAAGCGGGTCTGA
- a CDS encoding PaaX family transcriptional regulator, whose translation MGGDEMTSLDGRVAPTEITRRREVGTASARSLLLTVLGEFVLPQDAPVWTSTLVRLLGELGVEEKAARQALMRLAGDGWIVADRHGRRARWSLTPAGERLLADGTRRIYSFAASVRQWDGTWLLLSVDVPEGGRALRQKLRTRLAWAGFGQLPGGLWISPRPEREEEAARALADLGLGDAALSFRARSGAVGAPDAMVRQAWDLEELAHDYDEFLRAVTSLEPDGPGQTLAYQVRLVQEWRRFPLRDPGLPRQFLPVEWSGEVAADLFHRRHAAWAGLAWTGWRALAAE comes from the coding sequence ATGGGAGGTGACGAGATGACCTCGCTGGACGGCCGCGTGGCGCCCACGGAGATCACCCGGCGCCGCGAGGTCGGCACGGCCAGCGCCCGCAGCCTGCTGCTGACCGTGCTCGGCGAGTTCGTGCTGCCGCAGGACGCCCCCGTGTGGACGTCGACGCTCGTCCGGCTGCTCGGCGAGCTGGGGGTCGAGGAGAAGGCGGCCCGTCAGGCGCTCATGCGCCTGGCCGGCGACGGCTGGATCGTCGCCGACCGCCACGGCCGGCGGGCGCGTTGGAGCCTGACACCCGCGGGAGAGCGGCTGCTGGCCGACGGCACCCGGCGGATCTACTCCTTCGCGGCCTCGGTACGCCAGTGGGACGGGACGTGGCTGCTGCTGTCGGTGGACGTGCCCGAGGGGGGGCGCGCCCTGCGCCAGAAGCTGCGTACCCGGCTGGCCTGGGCCGGCTTCGGGCAACTGCCGGGCGGCCTGTGGATCTCGCCGCGGCCCGAGCGGGAGGAGGAGGCGGCGCGGGCGCTGGCCGACCTGGGGCTGGGCGACGCCGCGCTGTCCTTCCGGGCCCGCTCCGGCGCGGTCGGGGCGCCCGACGCGATGGTCCGCCAGGCCTGGGACCTCGAGGAGCTCGCGCACGACTACGACGAGTTCCTGCGCGCCGTTACGTCGCTCGAGCCGGACGGGCCCGGCCAGACGCTCGCCTACCAGGTCCGGCTGGTCCAGGAGTGGCGCCGCTTCCCGCTACGTGACCCCGGCCTGCCGCGCCAGTTCCTGCCGGTCGAGTGGAGCGGCGAGGTGGCGGCCGACCTGTTCCACCGCCGGCACGCCGCCTGGGCCGGCCTTGCCTGGACCGGCTGGCGCGCGCTCGCCGCCGAGTGA